The following proteins are encoded in a genomic region of Alteromonadaceae bacterium 2753L.S.0a.02:
- a CDS encoding diguanylate cyclase (GGDEF)-like protein, translating into MPETEATPQKPRILIADDSKVVMLTATKILDKHFDIVKAADGQIAWDTLNSDPSIQVVVTDLGMPNLDGYGLIKNIRQAEQEDIRNLPIMVITGNAEDEAVKKKVLEIGATDFITKPFAGAEFIARLQAHASYRRDRSSLQESTNIDLLTGTLNRKALQQKLEQDIAFVARHGQSLVVIIFELDNYKTIADKAGQATADKIVQNISKVLTSAIRREDSFGRYGAATFMTILPMAKIDGVVMLVKRLCDHIKTFTYKIGNESFKFTLSAGIASLPRGCPTDVKTLFAGAEQALENAHALGPGEFQLLKLESNRADDTFGKVSIDDLLEIISEKERPISESELIAAEKQLQPLLALISKVRTGVGRPT; encoded by the coding sequence ATGCCTGAAACCGAAGCAACGCCTCAGAAACCCCGTATATTAATTGCAGACGATTCCAAAGTTGTGATGCTCACTGCCACCAAAATTCTGGACAAGCATTTTGATATTGTTAAGGCCGCAGACGGCCAGATCGCCTGGGATACGCTTAACTCCGACCCCAGCATTCAAGTGGTTGTGACCGATTTGGGTATGCCAAATCTCGATGGATACGGGCTGATTAAAAATATACGCCAGGCCGAGCAGGAAGACATACGCAATCTTCCCATTATGGTGATCACTGGCAACGCTGAAGACGAAGCCGTCAAAAAGAAAGTACTGGAAATTGGCGCTACCGATTTTATTACCAAACCTTTCGCCGGTGCCGAATTCATAGCCCGGTTGCAAGCCCATGCCAGTTACCGCAGAGATCGCTCCAGCCTTCAGGAAAGCACCAATATCGACCTGCTCACCGGCACACTCAATCGCAAAGCATTACAGCAAAAGCTGGAGCAGGATATCGCGTTTGTGGCCCGCCACGGCCAAAGTCTGGTGGTGATAATTTTTGAATTGGACAATTACAAAACCATTGCCGATAAAGCAGGCCAGGCCACTGCAGATAAAATTGTGCAAAATATTTCGAAAGTACTCACCTCGGCAATTCGACGTGAAGACAGCTTCGGGCGATACGGTGCTGCAACCTTTATGACGATATTGCCCATGGCGAAAATAGACGGCGTTGTGATGCTGGTGAAACGCCTCTGTGATCATATAAAAACCTTCACCTATAAAATCGGAAACGAAAGCTTTAAATTTACCTTGTCAGCGGGTATTGCCTCACTGCCACGGGGCTGCCCTACCGATGTAAAAACCCTGTTCGCCGGTGCCGAACAGGCGCTGGAAAACGCCCACGCGCTTGGCCCCGGTGAATTTCAATTATTAAAACTTGAAAGTAACCGTGCAGACGATACTTTCGGTAAAGTGTCAATAGATGACCTGCTGGAAATTATTTCCGAAAAAGAAAGGCCCATTAGCGAAAGCGAACTGATTGCAGCAGAAAAGCAATTACAGCCCTTATTGGCCTTAATTAGTAAAGTCAGAACCGGTGTCGGACGTCCAACATAA
- a CDS encoding type I restriction enzyme M protein, which yields MSENNKSDSSSVRQEQVNKALWEACESFRRAIGDDTCLDFILAMLFLKYISDVWQDHFNEYKTQYGDAHELIEEMMKNERFVLPKTTGFYTLWKRRHEPGNGERIDQALYAIEDANGSKLKEAGKSVFQDISFNTDRLGGEKQKNTILRHLLEGFAKPELNLKPSRIGTLDIIGNAYEFMIKRFAASGGQKAREFYTPPEVSDLIAELLDPQPGESICDPACGCGALLMKCGRKVLANHNSKKYELYGQEAIGPIWSLAKMNMFLHGEDNHKIEWGDTIRNPKLLDKNGNLMLFDIVTANPPFSLDKWGHDEAENDKFSRFRRGVPPKNKGDYAFILHMIETLKPKTGRMGMVVPHGVLFRGSSEGKIRQQLIDENLLDAVIGLPEKLFYGTGIPAAILIFSKDKSDNSVMFIDASQEFKVGKNQNLLSEDNIGKIVETYRTGKDVDKYAYVASLDEIKESDYNLNIPRYVDTFEEEEEIDLMAVRAERLQLKVQLAQLETDMAGYLAELGYPDTTV from the coding sequence ATGAGTGAAAACAATAAAAGCGATTCCAGCAGTGTCCGCCAGGAACAGGTGAACAAAGCCCTTTGGGAGGCCTGCGAAAGCTTTCGTAGGGCGATCGGTGATGATACTTGCCTAGATTTTATTCTCGCTATGCTGTTCCTTAAATATATCTCGGATGTATGGCAAGACCACTTCAACGAGTACAAAACTCAATACGGTGATGCCCACGAACTCATTGAAGAAATGATGAAAAACGAACGCTTTGTGCTGCCTAAAACCACCGGTTTTTATACCTTGTGGAAACGGCGTCACGAACCCGGTAACGGTGAGCGCATCGATCAGGCCCTGTACGCCATTGAAGACGCTAACGGCAGCAAACTGAAAGAGGCCGGTAAAAGCGTGTTTCAGGATATCAGTTTTAACACCGATCGCCTGGGCGGAGAAAAACAAAAAAACACCATACTTCGCCACCTGCTGGAAGGCTTCGCTAAACCCGAACTGAATTTAAAACCGAGCCGCATAGGCACGCTGGATATTATCGGCAACGCCTACGAATTTATGATCAAACGCTTTGCAGCCAGTGGCGGCCAAAAAGCCAGGGAGTTTTATACACCGCCTGAAGTTAGCGATTTAATTGCCGAGCTGCTCGACCCGCAACCTGGCGAGAGTATCTGCGACCCAGCCTGTGGCTGTGGCGCACTGCTGATGAAATGCGGCCGTAAAGTGCTTGCCAATCACAACAGTAAAAAATACGAACTCTACGGTCAGGAGGCGATTGGTCCCATCTGGTCGCTCGCCAAAATGAATATGTTTTTGCACGGCGAGGACAACCACAAAATCGAATGGGGCGATACCATTCGCAACCCCAAACTCTTGGACAAGAATGGCAATCTAATGCTGTTTGATATTGTTACCGCCAATCCACCCTTTAGCTTGGATAAATGGGGGCACGATGAAGCTGAGAACGATAAATTCAGTCGCTTCCGCAGGGGCGTACCGCCCAAAAACAAAGGCGACTATGCGTTTATTTTGCATATGATCGAAACCCTGAAACCCAAAACGGGACGCATGGGTATGGTGGTGCCCCACGGCGTGCTGTTTCGAGGTTCCAGCGAAGGCAAGATTCGTCAGCAATTGATTGATGAAAATTTATTAGATGCTGTGATCGGCCTGCCGGAAAAATTGTTTTATGGCACAGGTATCCCTGCAGCCATTTTGATATTCAGTAAAGATAAATCCGATAATTCGGTGATGTTTATCGATGCCTCGCAGGAATTTAAGGTCGGTAAAAACCAGAATCTATTGTCTGAAGACAATATCGGCAAAATTGTTGAGACCTATCGCACTGGCAAAGACGTCGATAAATATGCGTACGTCGCCAGTCTCGATGAGATCAAAGAGAGCGACTACAACCTAAATATTCCGCGTTATGTGGATACCTTTGAGGAAGAGGAAGAAATTGATTTGATGGCGGTGCGGGCTGAGCGCCTGCAGTTGAAAGTTCAATTGGCGCAACTGGAAACAGACATGGCGGGTTATTTGGCAGAGCTGGGTTACCCGGATACCACCGTATAA
- a CDS encoding very-short-patch-repair endonuclease — MNNKERVFNREQTKSLRVELRKNPTGPEKSFWRAVRSKQLGVKFRRQHGIGPYIVDFYCAEKKLVLELDGDSHYSPTAQASDAERDAYLKGLGFRVMRFTNEEVRQNLEGVLLRVLEVVDPSPALPLSGEGVEPVSGEDETRRHIVSSPCEGGGREGVTSTLRNQQDPSPALPLSGEEVEPASSENETRRDIVSSPCEGGGWEGVTSTLRNQQDPSPTLPLAGEGVEPASSENETRRHIVSSPCEGGGREGVTSMLRNQQDPSPTLPLAGEGVEPASSENETRRHIVSSPCEGGGREGVTSMLRNQQDPSPALPLAGEGAEPASSENETRRHIVSSPCEGGGREGVTSMLRNQQDPSPTLPLSGEGVEPASSENITRRDIVSSPCEGGGREGVTSILRKQQIPNEHVTHNQIAHQTLINGGIRPESLPPTEDVKKGGAPFVFHR, encoded by the coding sequence ATGAATAATAAAGAGCGAGTCTTTAACCGTGAGCAGACTAAATCGCTAAGGGTAGAACTTCGAAAAAATCCAACAGGTCCCGAGAAAAGTTTTTGGCGAGCGGTGCGCTCCAAACAGCTCGGTGTAAAGTTTCGCCGCCAACATGGCATTGGGCCTTACATCGTTGATTTTTACTGCGCCGAAAAAAAATTGGTGCTTGAGCTGGATGGTGATAGCCACTATTCGCCCACTGCGCAGGCAAGCGATGCGGAGCGCGATGCTTATTTAAAGGGTTTGGGGTTTCGGGTTATGCGCTTTACCAATGAGGAGGTGCGGCAAAACCTTGAAGGGGTTTTGTTGCGGGTGTTGGAGGTTGTTGACCCCTCCCCAGCCCTCCCCTTATCAGGGGAGGGGGTAGAACCTGTCAGCGGCGAGGATGAAACTCGAAGGCACATCGTCTCCTCCCCCTGCGAAGGGGGAGGCCGGGAGGGAGTTACTTCGACGCTACGAAATCAACAGGACCCCTCCCCAGCCCTCCCCTTATCAGGGGAGGAGGTAGAACCTGCCAGCAGCGAGAATGAAACTCGAAGGGACATCGTCTCCTCCCCCTGCGAAGGGGGAGGTTGGGAGGGGGTTACTTCGACGCTACGAAATCAACAGGACCCCTCCCCAACCCTCCCCTTAGCAGGGGAGGGGGTAGAACCTGCCAGCAGCGAGAATGAAACTCGAAGGCACATCGTCTCCTCCCCCTGCGAAGGGGGAGGCCGGGAGGGGGTTACTTCGATGTTACGAAATCAACAGGACCCCTCCCCAACCCTCCCCTTAGCAGGGGAGGGGGTAGAACCTGCCAGTAGCGAGAATGAAACTCGAAGGCACATCGTCTCCTCCCCCTGCGAAGGGGGAGGCCGGGAGGGGGTTACTTCGATGTTACGAAATCAACAGGACCCCTCCCCAGCCCTCCCCTTGGCAGGGGAGGGGGCAGAACCTGCCAGTAGCGAGAATGAAACTCGAAGGCACATCGTCTCCTCCCCCTGCGAAGGGGGAGGCCGGGAGGGGGTTACTTCGATGTTACGAAATCAACAGGACCCCTCCCCAACCCTCCCCTTATCAGGGGAGGGGGTAGAACCTGCCAGCAGCGAGAATATCACTCGAAGGGACATCGTCTCCTCCCCCTGCGAAGGGGGAGGTCGGGAGGGGGTTACTTCAATTTTACGAAAGCAACAAATTCCCAACGAGCACGTCACCCATAATCAAATCGCACATCAAACATTGATTAACGGAGGTATACGGCCAGAAAGCCTGCCGCCGACTGAAGACGTAAAAAAAGGCGGAGCGCCGTTTGTTTTCCACCGATAA
- a CDS encoding type I restriction modification DNA specificity protein, producing the protein MPLLKNLRALGDISEVRTGYTFRSKIQEVEPPRGNAHIAQIKDARSLWQNTKNTTIAAHQLPLIAWQGKPSAFVEPGTVLLPARGGYCRACCVVNSESSQLPVIASSQFLMIKPHASVLAEFLCWSLNQPHTQRALEDASQGSNIALLKATTLQQFKLAIPPLTAQQKVLNINRLWQQEQKLTQQLLNNRAAELQVVFRYLVSEQS; encoded by the coding sequence ATGCCTCTCTTAAAAAATCTACGCGCACTGGGAGATATCAGCGAGGTTCGCACCGGCTATACCTTTCGCAGCAAAATTCAAGAGGTGGAGCCACCGCGGGGAAACGCGCATATTGCGCAAATAAAAGACGCTCGCAGCCTGTGGCAGAACACGAAAAATACCACTATCGCCGCACACCAATTACCGTTGATCGCGTGGCAAGGCAAGCCCTCAGCCTTTGTGGAGCCGGGTACGGTATTGCTACCAGCGCGGGGCGGCTACTGTCGTGCTTGCTGCGTGGTAAATTCAGAAAGCTCACAATTGCCGGTGATCGCCAGCAGCCAGTTTTTAATGATCAAACCCCACGCTTCAGTGTTGGCTGAATTTCTGTGTTGGTCGCTCAACCAGCCACATACACAACGAGCTTTGGAAGATGCCAGTCAAGGGAGCAACATAGCCTTGCTGAAGGCGACGACCTTGCAGCAATTTAAGCTCGCGATTCCACCGCTGACAGCCCAGCAAAAAGTGCTGAACATTAATCGCCTGTGGCAGCAAGAGCAAAAACTAACGCAACAGCTATTGAACAACCGCGCAGCCGAACTTCAGGTGGTGTTTCGGTACTTGGTGAGCGAGCAGAGTTAA